The nucleotide sequence TTATAGTGTCTAtgtaaattaataaaatgtaGCTGATATAAAAGCTATTATAATCTCGTTTTGTAATGGTGAGAATAATGACGATATTGATATGAGCAAGTGACGAACTTAAAATATATCTACGGTTCTGCTGAATTAGCGAAGCAAAGATTGCCTTTAATTTTAGATGTAAATGTTTAAACTAATAACAAGAAGGACAGTAATGCAATGACTATTGAACCTAGATTTGTCTTAGTTTGTAAAGCCATATCTTCGAAAATAGAAAGGGAATAGCTTGTTGTCGTCGATGATTCGGAATATACTTCTAATGAAGGGTAAGAAGTGACCAGGCTAGTTTCTGAAGATTCCTGTGTATACAATGTTTGTGTTGTAATATGTGGAACATATGTTTCAATTGAAAGGGTTGAGGTGTTTTTAGTGaccaaaatatttgaaatagtTGAAGAAGAGGTCATAGAAGTAGTGGTGGCTGTTGAACTGGTAGAAATAGTTGAAGCAGTAGAAATGGTTGAGATTGTAGAAACAGTGGAGGTAGCAGAGGTGGTCAAGTTGGTCACTTTATTACTACTATTACCGATGTTACCAGAGTTAAATTTATTGCCGAAAGAAAGACTGTCACTGGAACTCTCAGGACAAAACGTTGTGGTTAAGAATACCAAATTGTGTAATGTTGAGGTAGTCGTAGAAGCCAAAGCAGGTGGTAAGTTTTTATCATAAGTATTAGATGGGGTTTCAACATGGTAGATGATTTCAGTGGTAATTAAGCCATCAGTGCCAGTGGTGACTGTTGTCTCGGTAGAGTAGGTGGTGGTGTAGGTGCCAGTCCAGCCAgtggtggtggtggtggtggATGTGATGATGGTCGATGGGGTTTCAACATGGTAGATGATTTCAGTGGTAATTAAGCCATCAGTGCCAGTGGTGACTGTTGTCTCGGTAGAGTAGGTGGTGGTGTAGGTGCCAGTCCAGCCAgtggtggtggtggtggtggATGTGATGATGGTCGATGGGGTTTCAACATGGTAGATGATTTCAGTGGTAGTTAAGCCATCAGTGCCAGTGGTGACAGTAGTCTCGGTAGAGTATGTGGTGGTGTAGGTGCCAGTCCAGCCAGTGGTGGTGGTGGATGTGATGATGGTCGATGGGGTTTCAACATGGTAGATGATTTCAGTGGTAGTTAAGCCATCAGTGCCAGTGGTGACTGTTGTCTCGGTAGAGTAGGTGGTGGTGTAGGTGCCAGTCCAGCCAGTGGTGGTGGTGGATGTGATGATGGTCGATGGGGTTTCAACATGGTAGATGATTTCAGTGGTAGTTAAGCCATCAGTGCCAGTGGTGACTGTTGTCTCGGTAGAGTAGGTGGTGGTGTAGGTGCCAGTCCAGCCAGTGGTGGTGGTGGATGTGATGATGGTCGATGGGGTTTCAACATGGTAGATGATTTCAGTGGTAGTTAAACCATCGGTGCCAGTGGTGACAGTAGTCTCGGTAGAGTAAGTGGTGGTGTAGGTGCCAGTCCAGCCAGTGGTAGTCGACGATGTCACTGTAACGGGTATGTCGATAGTATCTAACAAAGCAACAGCATTTGCAGTACCTCCATAAATTTCGTACACAATAGTtgtttgaattttattgGTATATTTGGTACTGGCAAGTGTATCTGTACAACTATATTTAGCGCTAACGAAATGTGTAACAGCAGTAGCATCGCTTGGAAAGGATTGCTGGGCATCTATCCATAAACCGTAACCTGCATCTGCTTGACTCATCTCTATGTTTAAATCATTACCCATACATATGACATTGGCGTCAGCGCTCTCATAAGCCTTTAAGAACCAAAAATCATTAAAGTTATCCGATAAAAAGACTTCTGGCGTAGCGCAGTCTAACGTGAATCCATCATTTCCAAAATCGTAATTTATATCTTGAGTACCCCCAAGTAGATAACCATTAGGGCATACCATAGACAGATAGTAACTTCCAAAACTTTCGCTTGGAATCGAACGAATAGCATAATATAAATCATAGTTGAAATCAACAGCATTGAATGAAATTTCTGCTGTAATACCACCTAAAGCAGTAACTTCATTAGTACcacttttaaaatattgtgCACCTTCTATATCAACTTCTGATGCAGAACCACCAGCATTAAAACTTACAGAAAATGAGATAGACCCAGATAATGTTTCTTGATCAGATAAAGCGACTTTTGACGTACACCTCACAATAGATTCCAAATATTGAGATGCACCTTGTTGTAAAACGTTACATGTAAACACTTCAGTACCATCTTGAAGCGTAATAGGCAATTCAGTTGATTGGCCATTGAATTTAACACGATAAATATAAGGGAACTTAAGGTCAAAATAGTCACCAGGTTCCACTATTGTTGCTGAATCTAAATCGAAGTTGAAGGAAGCAACCCACCCATTGTTAGGCGTGTGATCTGATGTTTCTGGAGTAAATTCAAGCCCGGAATATGTGACGTTTGTTAATTCAGCAGCGAAGGCAACCGACAGTAGAAATAAAGACAGTAGAaacttaaaatatttagcCGTCATTgttcttttcaaatttgaaatgaatgaatataatttattttgtagtTATTACTCTAGGAtagaataatataataacgGCTTTCCAATTAAGCTATTTGATaacttattttttaattgagATATCTCCAATAGATGGCCcatttatatacatatctaaattttcttttttctatttGAGATGGAGAAGTTTGAGGTTGATACATTAATAGTAATTATTTAACCATTGCAATGGGTCTTTGGTTTATGAggttttttttcaaaaccTATGCATCTATTTTACTATTGTATCCTGTAATTGATGTAATTTTTAACATAATGGAACATCTGATCACCAGAAGAGGTAATTctcaaataatgaattcaattgtGAGGTATCGAGAAGTATCAATACCAGCAAAGTAACATATATTCTCTACCTCCATTGACACCACATCTTATTAGAACTTTGCTTTCGAAAAATTTTAACATTGAACAGTTTCGTTCCAAATTTGGATATCATTAAACTTTTTTGGTAAAACACTCCTACCCATAGGTATAACCACCAACAAAACCAGGGAACCCCAACTGCAGTTGTATCAACCATGTAATAATTTGTGACACTTGGTTTGTATCTTTAATTATAGTAACTACTTCCACCTGTGTCAACTGGCAACTCATCGCTTTCCTGATTCGGCCACCAATGAATCAAGAGCTTCGCGCATTAGCGTCGTAGTCGAGCAGAGTTGTACGACATTTACACTTTAGTAGAAGAAGCCATTATTAATAAGACAGCAATACAAACGGAACACCTATACTGAGATCCTCAAGAGAGGTATAGGACCATCAAGTTCAGAGATCTGTTCAACCAGAACTAGGAGTGTCCTTACATGTCCGGTGTGGACAAATGCTATTACTCGCAAGAGATATGTTATGGGATCTGAAACCTCAAAATTCCCATACCTCTATTGACGTTTAAAATAGCACGAAGCCATCGTTCACTTGGAACATGTTTCCGGTCTAATCATTCTGTAAATATGTTTCCAATGACCTCTATCTCCCGTTTCACCAATGAAATACAAATGTAAACATAGTGCCACCAGCATAGAAAACGATTCGAGAGGGTGTTCTAATGTAAACCATAAATGCTTGCAAATCTAACGACATCAAACAGTTACCTAATGTGGACAGTAATGGGATACACAAGAAACAACAACTTGAACATGActagtatatatatatatatactagTTGTATCCACAAAGCATAGTTAAGAAAGCAGTATAGCACTGGTGCGTTTGCACACCCATACACACCACAAGCACTCCACTTCTTGCACCATCGAGCCATTGTCGTTTTTTAACTGAATGAGATACAACTACCTTTAGCCAGATATCACCAAACTGCCCATCCTCGAAACCGATATGATGCTGATACTCCAGATCCAGAGATCTTGAGgtaattatttacattgtTCGCACCATTTTCGCTCAGTTTTGCTCTCTCGGCCGAGAAATCTTTCATCGAACGGTACAAAAAACACAATTTCGAAATCTactcatctcatctcatcgatTTTAGTTTGAATATTTGGTTAAAAGACATATTCGAATATTTATGGTTTGATTGCGATTGGGAGAAAGACAAAGGGAAAGCCTTTAAACATTCTGTGAATCAGTTCATTCCGGTGAATTGAACTTATAGGGCTGACTTTCTATTTTGAGTCACATATAGACTTTTAGATACTTGTATCGCGTTATATTCTAGATGTTACTTTAATTGCATGTCTTGAAGCTATTTAAAATAGTAACTAGTTGATGCTGGATGGGTGGTTCTCGTAAAACCTATTTAACcaaattcatatataagtatCAATTGAGGGAAGCTGAAACTTGGTTGTCACCTTCCAGCCTTAactattcttttttttatcttaAGTTTGGTGTGGTGAAAAGTGTTCAGGTTTGCTTTTGAGAGAGAGAGAGGTATATAGTAACGCAAATATTCGTGATATGTCTGAAGTGGATTACGAGAAAACAGATGCTATTAGTGATTCCTCAAAGGAGGTTGCTGCTGTGAATTCTGAAAGTTTTGATGATTGCAATTCAAGTGACAGTTTGGCTAAACATAATTTCGAGGTCTCCACTACTCAGGTGTCTTCCAAATTCTCAGATACAGAGGTTGATGTTGCATTGAAGTTTCTACAAGATGCTGGTATTAAAGGTAATTCTGCTGGTAGTGATGAGAAGGATGCTGCTGATCTAGAGGACCAATCGGAGATAGATTTAACAGAGGGACATGTGGTGTTGAAAGGTTCAAAAGATCTGTCCAAAAAGACAATGAGGAAACTAGATCTCGTTATACTGACTTTTCTATGTTGTACTTACTTCCTTATGTTCTTGGATAAAGtcttattaaattatgCTGCTGCTATGGGtattaaaaagaatttgaaagGCGACGACTTCTCAAATTTAGGTACGATTTTTGGTGCTGGCTATATTTTCATGGAACCATTTACTACATACTTATTCCAAAAATATCCATTATCTAAAATTCTGAGTTCGTTTATTTTATGTTGGGGTATAGTTCTTGCATGTCATTCTGCATGCAAAACTTATGCCTCACTGATGATTGTACGTCTACTATTAGGCATGTTTGAATCTTCTAGTGCTGCAGGTTGTATAGCAATCAGCGGTATGTACTACACAAAGTCTGAACAAAGTGCAAGAATAGGTTACTGGGCTACTCAAGCAGGCACTGGTTATGTGATTGGTGGcttaatttcttttggtTTCCAGCATTATCATGGTACAGAATTCTATTCATGGcaaataatgtttttagTTGTCGGCTTAGTGACTATAGCTTTTGGTATCTTGACTTATTTCTATTTACCAGATAACATCACTAATGCATGGTTCTTGGATCAAAACGAAAAAGTCGAAGTGATCGAACACATTAGAAGCAATCAAACTGGTctagaaaacaaaaaattcaaactTGATCAAGTTAAAGAGTTATTCTTTCACGACAAATTGACATGGCCAATGTTATTGCTGACAGGCTGTTCCCAAATATCTACTGGTGCCATTGGTACATTCTCCGTCACTATCACAGGTACATTTGGATTTGATAATTATGTCACAGCTCTTCTGCAATTACCAATCGGTGCTATTGTTGCATTGATCATCATCATAACGACACAAATGTTGGCACGTTGGGGAAACATTACTCTAATTACTGCATCGATGTATGTGCCTGCAATTGTTGGTTGTATTGTAATGTTATCCTTACCTCTTTCAAACAAAGTAGGTAACTTACTTGGATTGTACTTGGTCTACAGTGGATCTTGTACAATCACAAACATATACATTTGGAACACTTGGAACACTTCTGGTTACTGCAAGAGGATATTCAGAAACGCAGCTACATTAATAGTCTATAACGTTGCATGTATTGTTGCACCACAAATGTTCAGAGTTAGTGATTACCCACATTATACACCAGCAAAAATTGCATTACTAGTAACCCAATGTGTATGCATTCCCCtacaattttttattggaTACCTCTGTAAAAAAGAGAATGAAAAGAGAGATAAAGAGCAAGAAGGTGGTCCAAAACCTAAATATGAGTTCTTAGATCTTACAGATATCCAAAATAGAAGTTTTAGatacatttattaaatattctttcaCATCAAATAAAGCAGCCGACTGTGGCACATCcttaattaatatatatacagactaatatataaacgtacaattaaaataacatATCAACGATcacttatatatttcaatattgtGACATTTCAAACTTGTCCATAGGTTTAAAGAGATGACGgttttctttaattaaGGTCGCCTGTGAAACTTTTGTCAccataaaattttttaaagctCATCGCAACTTTCAAATGATGAGAGTTTTAAAAGCTTGTTACTAGAACCTGATATTCTAGTTAAAACACATTCATTGAAGGGTCATTCATCAAAGACTTAGTAtcatatttgatatattattgttttttgttGATATACCTTTGTTATTACAAATTTTAGAGAAGGCAGCCAATAAGTTTGATAATACCCAACACAAAAAACAACACAAACCAAAAGATGTCAAACGCTGATGACTTAGACGATGGATTAGTTTACGACCTCGAGTCTGATTCTAATGATGCTCAACAAGTAGATAACCTACTCAACGATGTTGACGGAGCTAGTGATGTTGAAGAAGCCACTGAGGTATCAACAAAGAGAAAGgtagaagaagatgacATAACAGAAATTGCTAAAGATACTGAAGAAATTCCATCAAACGATGAAGAACATCTATCGAGGAGACAaaagaaactgaaaaattctAAATTGCATCAAAAGAGGAAAGAGGAGCAAGCATATGAAGTaaattttaagaaacaACTCCCAAAATCTGATACTAGCGGAATTGCTGACTATTTTACTAAAATCATTAGAGAGAAAAACCCTGATTTGAGTGCTCTAGAGTTAGAAGAACTATATATCAACAAGAGTAATTTCATTACTACTGAAAAATTCGAGAATGATCGTGATTTGGCTAACTTCCCAGACTTTATGGCTCAATTCTCAAAATCTCCCAAAGcaattatattttccaTGTCTAATATGAGAGTAGCTGATGTGTCAAGAAGTTTAAATTCTGATAACAATtgtataaaattatttgctAAGAACAAACTTAAAGAAGATGTACAAACTGTCAACGAGGTATTTGAAggaaaaaataaaagatttaagaatacgaaatattttattgcTACACCAACTAGAATGgataaattattggaaACAACTGATCTATTTTTCCAAGGTAAAGATAAATTGGATATAATTCTAGATGCATCATACTTAGATGCAAAGAACAATTCGTTATTGTCTTCAGAAAATTCGGCACTATTGATCAAAGTGTTAAAAACTATTTTAGATAAGAAGAGTTCTGTCAAGATACTactatattaattatagaACCTACGTTTAGATTATACCGTCTATTagaataattattaaaatgcaaaatgttaaaacagaatattatataacCAACCATATATGTTATCTATAAGTTCAGTACTTAATCTCTCTCTAGTAAATACGTCCATATATAGTAATGCAAATAAAAGTCCAAGTGTGTATAATTATTTGCGACTTCATTCAAAGTCCATAAAAACCTTTCTTTGggtaatattaatttatttcaacTTAAATTTACCTCAATCTTACTTATCTTAGCTTGTAGTGGTTCTAGAAGTGCTTTTAATGGAGCCGCTCCTTGATACTGTATTCTCAGAATTCCTTCTAGTAGTTAACTTGGGAGTTTGTTTTACTATGACCCTATCTGTCATTCTACGTTGTCCTTGTTTCCAATTATCAAAGTCGATCAAGGCTTGCATGCAGCCCCATTCagtaatttttttgcttaACCAATGTAAATTGACCGGTTTTGTCAAATAATCGTTACAACCTGATACCAATGCCTCTCTTTTATCCGTAAGAGAGTTCGAAGCAGTGAATGCAACCATAATTACTGGTGCCCCTAGAACAGGTTTTTCCACTGATTCTACAATTGACAATGATGAAGACGATGCCATTGGGTTTCGTATTCCAATTCCTTTTAGCTTTTCACATTCCCTAATTTCCTTTGCTGCATCGATACCTGACATTACTGGCAATTGCAAATCCATGAAGATTAGATGTATACcaccttctttccatttttcaacTGCTTCACGACCATTTTTTGCAATTCTATAAGAAATCTTATGTTTTCTCAGGAATGAAGCAAGAATGGTTTGATTGATAACGTTATCTTCCACGATCAACACAGTAATATTTGGAAAAACTTTTTCACtgttgaatttaaattcaataggTGAAATCATCTTATCAGTTGAATAACTTAATGAGTTAAAAGATGgatctttaaaatttgaagatgaattgGTTCgatttttcaaagtttGATCCCCAGGTTgttgatttatattttcattggTTTCATAAACATTCTCAATATTGTTGGATATAATATCTTGTTCTGACTGAACCATGTCATTAGTTgctttattaattgtagAATCCGAAGTCCCTGACTTGTCTCTTGTATGTGCTTTGATGAATTCTGTATCCTCTATATCTTGAAAGTTTTCTGGTAACAATAAGACACCCCGAGTAGGATAACCATTCTCGAGctgttcttgttcttgtGTCGGCGTAGTTAAATTATTGCCATTTTCGTCATAATTTGGTATTATTTCATACTGTCCATCTTTATCCACATTATACGgattttcattataaagATCGGTATTCAGTTTATCTTCTACGATTAGTGATTGCAGATATCCATTATCGATATTTTCTCCAGCAGCTGTTGGGTAATTCTGTTCATTAAACTTTTTCGGATCTACGTTTACTTGTGCTGATTGCTCTTTAGATGTACCCTCATTTTCCAATTGTTGTATGTCGGAATTATGAAATATCAGTAAGGGTTCTGCAACACTTTGTGAACCAAGAGGGCCGAAAAGTCCTGTGTAAACGTTTCTCACCATTTCATCTGgtgaaaatataatgcCGTAAAGATTTTCATCTATTAACTCAGTAGTGAATTTCAACCGTTTTTCCACTGTTTCGGGAGATGTGAATGATCTCTCCATGTATTGGGATAGATTATTCGAACGATGTTGTAGATTATGCAGATTCAAGTTCGAAGAACTTGCTATTATGGAAGATGGAGATAATCGAGCATTACTCGAAAAAACGTCGCTGAACTTATCTCGATTATTACAGGTGGAATCATTAAgttgtattatattttccGATTTCCCAGCGtcattttgttttttcagCTCTAAAGGAGTGAGAAACTTACTATAACCTGCAGAAGAATCACCATTGCCAGCAGTGATAATTTTAGGTCCCAAGTTATTTTTTGGTAACGGCGATAAAGTATCCCCTATGTTAGATTTAAAGTCAAAATCAATAACCCCTAACGAAAACGTAGTATTATCATTACAGGAAGCCCATTCCAAACTACTCAATTTGAGCAGAATCTTAGTCTTCAGATCATCAATTGTATCGGAATCTGAAAATACAATTGCGGTAGGTTGactataaatattttgatttctcCTATCATCCAATTTAACCCAAATTTTCCAGCCCATAACAGAATTAAAAGGTATTGTATCCAAAAATAAAGGTGAAAGCGGCTTACGTCTCTCAACAATATCACTTTGCATGCTGTATATCTAAAAACCACAAACAAACCACAAACCACTAGGCAATTGTTCTATCTAAACGTGGAATTGGGAACTTTCCTTTCAAATAATCTTTTCACTATAATGTAAAATAAACTGTTCTAGCAATGCCTCGGTTCTATCTAAATAGAAACcttaaaagaaatatggAAGGCTCTCAATGCAACACACGGGTATTAAATCTTGTTGACAGGAGCCTGATGGTGGTTATAATACAATTAGAACTACATATTCATCTTTTAATAGTTATTCGTGCCTCTTAATGCCCAATTTCATGTTTGAAGTTTCTTGAAAGTTGAGCGAAACGCAGTTCGTGGATTGCGATGAGGCAGAAGGTCAAACATTTGAGCTTGTATGATGATATATTGATGATTGAACAAGTTCATTAGTCAAAAGGACAGTTAATTAATCACATAAGTGAGATCTGAATTGTGTGGTGAAGCTGTGTGAGATCTGGTGCTTCTGTCcgtattattttctttatcaaaGACCATGAACTAGGGGACAGAAAGAGAGATAGCGAAAGTAAGAACAGATTCGGTTTTGATTATACTGCACCAGAGGTTTATAGTAGTATGAGCGACGTTGGCATGGAAAATCGTTCACGAGGTGTTGAATTGGTGAGAGATGAATTGGGGAGGTATCTTTTACAGTATTTGTTATTCTGCCAAGGTATCTGTAACGAGTCATTTATGTTGCTTGCCTTAATGAGATTGCATTTGACTGATGGCAGTTCATCGGATGATTTCTATAGATTGAATATGGTCGAATTGAACGCAGAGTTGGATGCGATCATTGACCTGGTGAATGTCAAGctagataaattaaaattcaaaatctgCAAAGTGAGCCATCCACTGGGTAAAGATGAAGTGTCGAGCTACACGAAAGACGATATCGAGAAATTGCTGCTTGCAATCAATGATGATTCGGACGAAGACACTCTGTCGAAGGATGTCATACTGGAGTTTGCTAGCCAGGTACAGGCGAGTAACAAGTATTACGTATATGTGAATCTAGAATCGGACAAAGAGACAGAACTGGCGACTACGTATACTGTGAAAGAAATCGAATGCATGAAGAGGTTGATCAAGATGATGGTGAACAACTCCACACGACCACGGGAGGTGGACACCACAGTGCGTGCGAACCCTGTATTCAAAGAGATAAAGAATATGTTGTCGAGATACGAGCGGGATAGAGGAGGCGACACAGAGGAGGAAGTCAATGTTCCGATGTGGACTTCGTATATTAGTTACCAAATCGGTTCCACCGAGGCTGCCAGCAACATGGTGATGACCTCCACTGAGACTCAGGTGTTTCTGAATACTTTATGCGCCGACAAATGGTTTTATAGGACTCGTAATGGTCGCTATGGACTTGATCTGAAAGGTGCATTTGAATTACAAGAATACCTCAGGGATACATATGAGTTACAGCTGTGCTCCGTTTGCAAGCAAATAGTGCTGCAAGGGATATTGTGCAATGACAACACTTCCTTGGCGCCAGACAAGCCGACGACTGCTAAATGCAATTCTTGGCATATCGATTGCTTTCACCATTACATAACACATATAAGCCAGCAATGCGAAACTTGTGGGAACAACCTCCTAGAAAATTTAACGTACATATTATAGTATACACAGAGTACATACACAGATACATGCCACTATTATTTACAAGCAAGATTGAAACATCCCTTATTTCCTTACACCTTTCTTCTCGATGAAATCTTTTGCTTCATTGATCTTTGTAGCAACATAAGGCGAGCCACCTTTATCGGGATGATTAGCCAACATGATCTTCCTATGCACGTCTTTCAGAGTCTTCTTATTTAAGTTGGATTCCTTGAGATTCAAGATCTGCAAAGCTTCTCCCATATTCATCTTTGGATCGAAACCACCTTTTAAGAATTGTCCAGAACCATGCTTACCTCCATTAATTCTCACTCGTACGGACTTGTAAGCCCCGGCAAGCATGTAAACAGCAAAAAACCCACCAACACTACTAATTACAGGATGATCGCCCATGTAGGTAACCATCCTATCAAAATACAAATCCATCCCAGACTTCTTCCCCTGACCGTGGACACCCATGTCCAACTGGGGCCCATTAACCCTATCTTCACCAGAATTCTGCGACATAAGGACTCACTAACGCTTTTTAATGCTCTTGTCCATCAAACGAGACACACTCTAAGGCATGCATACATGTCTCCCAACGTATAAATATGCATGTGCAGACACCCAAAAACACCAATTATCTGAACTATCATCAGCTTTCCTTTCTCATTTATCGTTGTTATCATCTGAACTTCCAATTTTTGAAGTTCAGAATCTCATCGCCTCTgcaaaaaacaaaaaaattttcatctcatctcacTTTTACATAACTTCGACTCTACAAAGTAGTGAGGTTGTTGGACATATTTGCAATATATAAGTAGGATTCTATAGTATTTCGAATAGAGGCTCTCTTGTTTGGTGTTTGTTGTTATAGCCAAGTATCTGATTGATTAGAGACCTGCCCCCCAGCGCACGACAGTCGAGTAAAATAAGTTCACGATGAGAATCTACCAATGTCACTTCTGTTCATCTCCTGTGTATCCAGGTCATGGGATCATGTTTGTCCGTAATGATGCTAAGGAATTCAGATTCTGTCGTTCCAAGTGTCATAAGAATTTCAAACAGCGTCGTAATCCACGTAAGTTGAAATGGACGAAAGCTTTCAGAAAAGCTGCCGGCAAGGAGTTGGCTGTGGATTCGACTTTGACTTTTGCACAGAGGAGAAATGTGCCTGTTAGGTACAATAGAGAACTAGTGGCCACCACTTTGAAGGCCATGGCCAGAATAGAA is from Tetrapisispora phaffii CBS 4417 chromosome 14, complete genome and encodes:
- the RLP24 gene encoding ATPase-activating ribosome biosynthesis protein (similar to Saccharomyces cerevisiae RLP24 (YLR009W); ancestral locus Anc_5.233): MRIYQCHFCSSPVYPGHGIMFVRNDAKEFRFCRSKCHKNFKQRRNPRKLKWTKAFRKAAGKELAVDSTLTFAQRRNVPVRYNRELVATTLKAMARIEEIRQKRERAFYKNRMKGNKERDFQRDMKLVESNPELLRLREVEIATKLAKEQASEEEEEEEMEVDSEEEEEEQREKQKILLKNKKRNSKKIAF
- the PAM18 gene encoding Pam18p (similar to Saccharomyces cerevisiae PAM18 (YLR008C); ancestral locus Anc_5.232); its protein translation is MSQNSGEDRVNGPQLDMGVHGQGKKSGMDLYFDRMVTYMGDHPVISSVGGFFAVYMLAGAYKSVRVRINGGKHGSGQFLKGGFDPKMNMGEALQILNLKESNLNKKTLKDVHRKIMLANHPDKGGSPYVATKINEAKDFIEKKGVRK